A single region of the Triticum dicoccoides isolate Atlit2015 ecotype Zavitan chromosome 2B, WEW_v2.0, whole genome shotgun sequence genome encodes:
- the LOC119361618 gene encoding protein CHROMATIN REMODELING 24-like codes for APLVVRRQVKVEKPPQLPDPSSASSAFADLATQEEEEESVDKGNSKATAATVSKEIKPEKPQFHGDSPFTSALTDLTAQEESVDKGNSKATAAAVRKEFKLEKPQVPDSPFDFSDLGDEEETSAKWNSKAAAVVKREVKVEKPDPDLSFASAFTDRRVLDDANDMGKKTGASAYGGAKSGKRAASKPSSFADFDEDDDGVSEEKENRAADDSEKDVGWEKTEDFKMEPTGCGKMVKPYKLPGSIFKMLYPHQREGLKWLWVLHCRGTGGILGDDMGLGKTMQVSAFLAGLFHCRLIKRVLVVAPKTLLTHWTKELSVVGLKHKIRDYSSPSVNVRNSELQYAFKEGGILLTTYDIVRNNYKLIRGDFYNGNVEGKYDKLIRGDSYNDADEDEDGKLWNYVILDEGHIIKNPSTQRAKSLLEIPCVHRIVISGTPIQNNLKEMWALFYFCCPEVLGDKDEFKSRYESAIIRGNDKNATNREKHTGSTVAKALRERIKPYFLRRMKSEVFLDTGSADDKKLSKKNELIVWLRLTACQRQLYEAFLNSDLVHSSMQGSPLAAITVLKKICDHPLILTKRAAEDILEGMEGMLDNKDMGMVEKMAMNLADMAHDDQALQVGEEVSCKLIFIMSLLRKLLEEGHHVLIFSQTRKMLNLIQEAILLEGYKFLRIDGTTKIAERERIVKDFQEGPGAQIFLLTTQVGGLGLTLTKAARVIVVDPAWNPSTDNQSVDRAYRIGQTKDVIVYRLMTSGTIEEKIYKLQVFKGALFRTATEQKEQTRYFSKRDIQELFSLPAQGFDVSLTQKQLQEEHGQQLVMDESLREHIEFLERQGIAGVSHHSLLFSKTAVLPSLEPEAMESKHPAMPMMGRQYNKASSSMDYVANGAAHAFKPKDFTPRAYSASNTSSESPEEIKAKINRLSQTLSNTTLVSRLPDHGEKLKKQIHDLDEKLTVIESSPESSSMMSRGARPEVICLDDQSL; via the exons GCGCCGCTGGTGGTCCGGAGGCAAGTCAAGGTGGAGAAACCGCCGCAACTCCCAGATCCGTCATCCGCCTCCTCTGCCTTCGCCGATCTGGCTactcaggaggaggaggaggagtccgtcGACAAGGGGAACAGCAAAGCCACGGCAGCGACGGTCAGCAAGGAAATTAAGCCGGAGAAACCACAATTCCACGGTGATTCACCATTCACCTCTGCCTTAACCGATCTTACTGCTCAGGAGGAGTCTGTCGACAAGGGGAACAGCAAAGCCACGGCGGCGGCGGTCAGGAAGGAATTCAAGCTGGAGAAACCGCAAGTCCCAGATTCACCATTCGACTTCTCTGACCTTGGTGatgaggaggagaccagtgccaagTGGAACAGCAAAGCCGCGGCGGTGGTCAAGAGGGAAGTCAAGGTGGAGAAACCCGACCCAGATTTATCGTTCGCCTCTGCTTTCACCGACCGCCGTGTTCTGGATGATGCCAATGACATGGGGAAGAAAACCGGGGCAAGTGCTTATGGCGGCGCCAAGTCGGGCAAGAGGGCCGCATCAAAGCCCTCATCCTTTGCGGATTTTGATGAAGACGATGACGGTGTCAGCGAGGAGAAGGAGAACCGTGCTGCTGATGACTCCGAGAAGGATGTTGGCTGGGAGAAGACAGAGGATTTCAAGATGGAGCCCACCGGGTGCGGCAAAATGGTCAAGCCGTACAAGCTCCCGGGAAGCATTTTCAAGATGCTTTACCCCCACCAGCGCGAGGGCCTCAAGTGGCTCTGGGTTCTGCATTGCAGGGGAACTGGAGGGATCCTTGGGGATGACATGGGTCTCGGCAAGACCATGCAG GTTTCTGCCTTCCTGGCTGGATTATTCCATTGCCGCTTAATCAAGAGAGTGTTGGTGGTTGCGCCAAAGACACTTCTCACTCATTGGACGAAGGAACTTTCAGTTGTTGGCCTCAAACATAAGATTAGGGA TTACTCTAGTCCCAGCGTAAATGTTCGCAATTCTGAACTTCAATATGCATTCAAG GAGGGCGGTATCCTTCTGACTACATACGACATTGTCCGTAACAATTACAAGTTGATCAGAGGTGACTTCTACAATGGCAACGTGGAAGGGAAGTATGACAAGCTGATCAGAGGTGACTCATATAATGATGCTGACGAAGACGAGGATGGCAAGTTATGGAACTATGTTATTCTTGATGAGGGACATATTATCAAGAACCCGAGTACTCAAAGGGCCAAAAGCTTACTCGAAATACCTTGTGTCCACCGCATCGTCATAAGTGGAACACCTATTCAAAACAATTTAAAG GAAATGTGGGCTCTCTTCTATTTCTGTTGCCCGGAGGTCTTGGGTGATAAGGACGA ATTCAAATCAAGATATGAATCGGCTATCATTCGAGGAAATGACAAGAATGCCACCAATCGAGAGAAGCACACAGGCTCAACTGTTGCAAAG GCATTAAGGGAGCGTATAAAGCCATACTTCTTGCGTCGTATGAAAAGTGAAGTGTTCCTTGATACTGGTTCGGCAGATGATAAAAAACTTTCCAAGAAGAACGAGCTAATTGTTTGGCTGAGGTTAACAGCTTGCCAG AGGCAACTATATGAAGCTTTTCTGAACAGTGATCTTGTTCATTCATCGATGCAAGGATCACCATTGGCTGCAATCACG GTATTGAAGAAAATATGCGACCATCCATTGATATTGACCAAGAGAGCTGCTGAGGACATCTTGGAAGGCATGGAAGGCATGTTGGATAACAAGGATATGGGTATGGTAGAGAAAATGGCCATGAACCTTGCAGACATGGCTCATGATGACCAAGCGCTGCAAGTCGGCGAGGAGGTCTCATGCAAATTAATTTTTATCATGTCCTTGTTG CGGAAACTTCTTGAAGAGGGACACCATGTCCTTATCTTTTCCCAGACGCGCAAAATGCTAAACCTTATTCAG GAAGCTATATTACTGGAGGGCTACAAGTTTTTACGCATTGATGGTACTACCAAGATTGCTGAGAGGGAAAGGATCGTGAAG GACTTCCAAGAGGGGCCTGGAGCACAAATATTTTTGCTGACCACACAAGTTGGTGGGCTTGGACTTACACTCACCAAGGCAGCTCGTGTCATCGTGGTCGATCCTGCTTGGAATCCAAG TACGGACAATCAGAGTGTGGATCGTGCTTATcgaattggtcagaccaaagatgtgatTGTATACCGCTTGATGACTTCTGGAACCATCGAAGAAAAGATATACAAATTGCAG GTTTTCAAGGGCGCTTTGTTTAGAACAGCCACAGAGCAGAAAGAACAAACACGCTACTTCAGCAAGAGG GACATTCAAGAGCTCTTTAGTCTGCCAGCACAAGGTTTTGATGTTTCCCTTACACAAAAGCAATTGCAGGAAGAGCATGGACAGCAGCTTGTCAT GGATGAGTCACTGAGGGAGCACATAGAGTTTCTGGAGCGACAAGGGATAGCGGGTGTAAGCCATCACAGCCTCCTATTTTCCAAAACAGCAGTCTTGCCTTCGTTGGAGCCTGAAGCTATGGAGAG CAAGCACCCAGCCATGCCGATGATGGGCAGGCAGTACAACAAGGCATCATCCTCGATGGACTATGTCGCCAACGG CGCTGCCCATGCTTTCAAGCCGAAGGACTTCACTCCAAGAGCATACTCTGCAAGCAATACGAGTTCAGAGAGCCCCGAGGAAATCAAGGCGAAAATCAACCGCCTGTCGCAAACCCTCTCGAACACG ACGCTGGTGTCGAGGCTGCCTGACCATGGGGAGAAGCTGAAAAAGCAGATACACGATCTGGACGAGAAGCTGACGGTGATCGAGTCCTCTCCAGAGTCGTCGTCGATGATGTCCAGAGGGGCGCGGCCTGAAGTGATCTGCTTGGACGACCAGAGCCTATAA